The proteins below come from a single Agrococcus beijingensis genomic window:
- the radA gene encoding DNA repair protein RadA, which translates to MPKTPAFRCSECGWTTLKWVGRCGECQQWGTVGEAGVAPRRVAPAAVPAGRGARPITELQTADAPRWPTGIGEFDRVLGGGIVPGAVVLCSGEPGVGKSTLLLAVAARAAAAGRRVLYVSGEESLAQVRLRAERTNALEPQLYLASETDLATILGQMRDTQPELVIVDSVQTVANAENESLAGGPSQVRDVASALTRAAKEADVPLLLVGHVTKDGSVAGPRVLEHLVDVVAHFDGDRQTALRFVRTSKNRFGPTDEVGCFEMTGDGILEVPDPSGLFLSRSPTPLAGTCVTVALEGRRALPVEVQALVVQASTAQPRRVVNGVDSSRVAMVLAVLEKHVGLALGGHDVYVSTVGGIRLTEPGADLAIALAIASAHSSIALPRTVAAVGEISLAGEIRAASASKRRAAEARRLGYSRVVDDGAALLRIAVHEAMAAGRQQAEPRRLVAVPEF; encoded by the coding sequence ATGCCCAAGACTCCCGCCTTCCGCTGCTCCGAGTGCGGGTGGACCACCCTGAAGTGGGTCGGCCGCTGCGGCGAGTGCCAGCAGTGGGGCACGGTCGGGGAGGCCGGAGTCGCCCCGCGGCGCGTGGCGCCCGCCGCGGTGCCCGCCGGTCGCGGCGCCCGCCCCATCACCGAGCTGCAGACGGCCGACGCGCCCCGCTGGCCGACCGGCATCGGCGAGTTCGACCGGGTGCTGGGCGGCGGCATCGTGCCCGGCGCCGTGGTGCTCTGCTCGGGCGAGCCCGGCGTCGGCAAGTCGACGCTGCTGCTGGCGGTGGCCGCTCGGGCAGCGGCCGCCGGCCGGCGCGTGCTCTACGTCTCGGGCGAGGAGTCGCTCGCGCAGGTGCGGCTGCGCGCCGAGCGCACGAACGCGCTCGAGCCGCAGCTGTACCTCGCGAGCGAGACCGACCTCGCGACGATCCTCGGCCAGATGCGCGACACCCAGCCCGAGCTCGTGATCGTCGACTCGGTGCAGACCGTCGCGAATGCCGAGAACGAGTCGCTCGCCGGCGGACCGAGCCAGGTGCGCGACGTCGCGTCGGCGCTCACGCGCGCGGCGAAGGAGGCGGATGTGCCGCTGCTGCTGGTCGGGCACGTCACGAAGGACGGCTCGGTCGCGGGGCCGCGCGTGCTCGAGCACCTCGTCGACGTGGTCGCGCACTTCGACGGCGACCGCCAGACGGCGCTGCGCTTCGTGCGCACCTCGAAGAACCGCTTCGGGCCGACCGACGAGGTGGGCTGCTTCGAGATGACCGGCGACGGCATCCTCGAGGTGCCCGACCCGTCAGGGCTGTTCCTGTCGCGCTCGCCCACCCCGCTCGCGGGCACCTGCGTGACGGTCGCGCTCGAGGGTCGCCGAGCGCTGCCGGTCGAGGTGCAGGCGCTCGTCGTGCAGGCCTCGACCGCACAGCCGCGCCGGGTGGTCAACGGCGTCGACTCGTCGCGCGTCGCGATGGTGCTCGCGGTGCTCGAGAAGCACGTCGGGCTCGCGCTCGGCGGCCACGACGTCTACGTCTCGACCGTCGGCGGCATCCGGCTCACCGAACCGGGCGCCGACCTCGCCATCGCGCTGGCGATCGCGAGCGCGCACTCGTCGATCGCGCTGCCGCGCACCGTCGCCGCGGTGGGCGAGATCTCGCTGGCGGGCGAGATCCGGGCGGCCTCCGCGTCGAAGCGCAGGGCCGCAGAGGCGCGCCGGCTCGGCTACTCGCGGGTGGTCGACGACGGCGCGGCGCTGCTGCGCATCGCCGTGCACGAGGCGATGGCCGCGGGGCGCCAGCAGGCCGAGCCGCGCAGGCTGGTGGCCGTTCCCGAGTTCTGA
- a CDS encoding flavin monoamine oxidase family protein, which produces MGDRAREIEADVVVVGAGPAGLAAATAVARSGLTVAVLEARDRVGGRTWTSTVDGAMLELGGQWISPHQTVLLETIERLGLETFSRYRAGDSVYVTPEGEARRYDGDFPIDAGTVAELDRLIAVVDALAAEVDPDAPWAHPRARELDTVQFGPWLRAQTDDATAAHLAALFIGPAMLTKPSHAFSTLQALLMAASADGFSNLVDEDEILDRRVVGGMQLVSIRMAEVLGDAVHLGAAVRRIERGDDGVTVVADGVVARGRRVIVAVPPNLITRIDVQPPLPRRQHQLHQHLSLGLVIKVHAVYDRPFWRDAGLSGTGFGPDELVHELYDNTNHDDPRGTLVGFVSDEHADEAFRWSDEERRRRILESLAVYLGAEALEPVVYYESDWASEEWTRGAYAASYDLGGLHRYGADQRQPVGPIHWACSDFAGHGYQHVDGALRSGRAAADEVIAAVGR; this is translated from the coding sequence GTGGGCGATCGAGCGCGCGAGATCGAGGCGGATGTCGTCGTGGTCGGGGCAGGGCCGGCGGGTCTCGCCGCCGCGACGGCCGTCGCGAGGTCCGGGCTCACGGTGGCGGTGCTCGAGGCGCGCGATCGGGTCGGCGGACGCACCTGGACCTCCACGGTCGACGGCGCGATGCTGGAGCTCGGTGGGCAGTGGATCTCCCCCCACCAGACGGTGCTGCTCGAGACGATCGAGCGACTCGGGCTCGAGACGTTCTCGCGCTACCGCGCCGGAGACTCGGTCTACGTCACGCCGGAGGGCGAAGCCCGCCGGTACGACGGCGACTTCCCCATCGACGCCGGCACCGTCGCCGAGCTCGACCGGCTGATCGCGGTCGTCGACGCGCTCGCCGCCGAGGTCGACCCGGACGCGCCCTGGGCCCACCCGCGCGCACGCGAGCTCGACACGGTGCAGTTCGGCCCGTGGCTGCGCGCGCAGACCGACGACGCCACGGCGGCGCACCTGGCGGCGCTCTTCATCGGCCCGGCGATGCTGACGAAGCCCTCGCACGCGTTCTCGACGCTGCAGGCGCTGCTGATGGCGGCGAGCGCCGACGGGTTCTCGAACCTCGTCGACGAGGATGAGATCCTCGATCGGCGGGTCGTCGGGGGCATGCAGCTGGTGAGCATCCGCATGGCCGAGGTGCTCGGCGACGCCGTGCACCTCGGTGCTGCCGTGCGCCGGATCGAGCGCGGCGACGATGGCGTGACGGTCGTCGCCGACGGCGTCGTGGCCCGTGGCCGCCGGGTGATCGTCGCGGTGCCCCCGAACCTCATCACCCGCATCGACGTGCAGCCCCCGCTGCCGCGTCGCCAGCACCAGCTGCACCAGCACCTGTCGCTCGGGCTGGTCATCAAGGTGCACGCCGTGTACGACCGGCCGTTCTGGCGCGACGCGGGCCTGTCGGGCACCGGCTTCGGGCCTGACGAGCTCGTCCACGAGCTCTACGACAACACCAACCACGACGACCCGCGCGGCACGCTCGTCGGCTTCGTCTCCGACGAGCACGCCGACGAGGCGTTCCGCTGGAGCGACGAGGAGCGGCGCCGGCGCATCCTCGAGTCGCTCGCGGTCTACCTCGGCGCCGAGGCGCTCGAGCCGGTCGTCTACTACGAGAGCGACTGGGCGAGCGAGGAGTGGACGCGCGGCGCCTACGCGGCGAGCTACGACCTCGGCGGGCTCCACCGCTACGGCGCCGACCAGCGGCAGCCCGTCGGACCCATCCACTGGGCCTGCAGCGACTTCGCCGGCCACGGCTACCAGCACGTCGACGGCGCGCTCCGCTCCGGTCGGGCCGCCGCCGACGAGGTGATCGCGGCGGTCGGCCGGTAG
- a CDS encoding MFS transporter — protein MVATPQRTGKTQRTATERTFLHVLANTALANLTTAFVWFALTFWVYLETKSVLATGVVGGAYMLFVAFGSMLFGSIVDHHRKLRVMLLSGTVTLIAFAVAGVMYLLLPEPVLLDLTAPWLWLFMAIILGGSVVEHMRNIALSTTVTILVPDERHANANGMVGTVQGIAMIVTSVFSGLSIGFLGMGWTIAIGIVFLALSLAHLMTLRIPEDVVVVDPDDTARGIDLRGSIRAVLAIGGLFALIIFSTFNNLIGGVYMALMDPYGLELFSVQMWGVVFGVASIGFIIGGLVIARFGLGRRPIRTLLLVVIAMGVLGALFTIRESWLLYAAGIFLYMAIIPAAEAAEQTIIQRVVPLPRQGRVFGFAMAFESAAAPITAFLIAPIAEFVIIPWSRSPEGGAALEPLLGTGVARGIALVFLISGIVMVIAGALAFLTKSYHRISDSYEASAPQGEGSPSSAPTPAVRGGMADASAPAPADQLSRGAVSEGGSAADPR, from the coding sequence ATGGTCGCGACGCCGCAGCGCACCGGCAAGACGCAGCGCACCGCCACGGAGCGCACGTTCCTGCACGTGCTCGCGAACACGGCGCTGGCCAACCTCACGACCGCCTTCGTCTGGTTCGCGCTCACCTTCTGGGTCTACCTCGAGACGAAGAGCGTGCTCGCCACCGGCGTGGTCGGCGGCGCCTACATGCTGTTCGTCGCGTTCGGCAGCATGCTCTTCGGCTCGATCGTCGACCACCACCGCAAGCTGCGGGTGATGCTGCTGTCGGGCACGGTCACGCTCATCGCCTTCGCCGTCGCGGGCGTCATGTACCTGCTGCTGCCCGAGCCGGTGCTGCTCGACCTGACGGCGCCGTGGCTGTGGCTGTTCATGGCGATCATCCTCGGCGGCTCGGTCGTCGAGCACATGCGCAACATCGCGCTGTCGACGACGGTGACGATCCTCGTGCCCGACGAGCGGCATGCGAACGCCAACGGCATGGTCGGCACGGTGCAGGGCATCGCGATGATCGTGACGAGCGTCTTCTCCGGCCTCTCGATCGGCTTCCTCGGCATGGGCTGGACGATCGCGATCGGCATCGTCTTCCTCGCCCTCAGCCTCGCCCACCTGATGACGCTGCGCATCCCGGAGGACGTGGTGGTCGTCGACCCCGACGACACCGCCCGCGGCATCGACCTGCGCGGCTCGATCCGCGCGGTGCTGGCGATCGGCGGCCTGTTCGCGCTGATCATCTTCTCGACCTTCAACAACCTCATCGGCGGCGTCTACATGGCGCTGATGGATCCCTACGGCCTCGAGCTGTTCTCGGTGCAGATGTGGGGCGTCGTCTTCGGCGTCGCCTCGATCGGCTTCATCATCGGCGGCCTCGTCATCGCCCGGTTCGGCCTCGGCCGGCGCCCGATCCGCACCCTGCTGCTGGTCGTGATCGCGATGGGCGTGCTCGGGGCGCTGTTCACCATCCGCGAGTCGTGGCTGCTGTACGCGGCCGGCATCTTCCTGTACATGGCGATCATCCCGGCAGCGGAGGCGGCCGAGCAGACGATCATCCAGCGCGTCGTGCCGCTGCCGCGGCAGGGCCGGGTGTTCGGCTTCGCGATGGCGTTCGAGTCGGCGGCCGCGCCCATCACGGCGTTCCTCATCGCGCCGATCGCCGAGTTCGTCATCATCCCGTGGTCGCGCTCGCCCGAGGGCGGGGCGGCGCTCGAGCCGCTGCTCGGCACCGGCGTCGCCCGCGGCATCGCGCTCGTCTTCCTGATCTCGGGCATCGTCATGGTGATCGCCGGGGCGCTCGCGTTCCTGACGAAGTCGTACCACCGCATCAGCGACTCCTATGAGGCGTCGGCCCCGCAGGGCGAGGGCTCGCCGAGCAGCGCTCCCACCCCGGCGGTGCGAGGCGGCATGGCGGATGCGTCTGCTCCGGCCCCGGCGGATCAGTTGTCGAGGGGCGCGGTGAGCGAGGGCGGCAGCGCGGCCGACCCCAGGTAG
- a CDS encoding GNAT family N-acetyltransferase, whose product MTAHIRDARIDDAAGIARVRVETWRAAYAGLVPQEVLDRLDVERETAHRMERWDEYHADAGSHDLVAVADGEVVGWAFAGRARDRLEGVTGELYAIYAHAERWSRGVGNAMLTEVERRLAGDGHARAYLWVLAGNARAAAFYETHGWHLDGGEKVEEGLHELRRVRHLDGPRVAHGRADV is encoded by the coding sequence ATGACCGCGCACATCCGAGACGCGCGCATCGACGACGCCGCCGGCATCGCGCGCGTGCGGGTCGAGACGTGGCGCGCCGCCTACGCCGGCCTCGTGCCGCAGGAGGTGCTCGACCGCCTCGACGTCGAGCGCGAGACGGCGCACCGGATGGAGCGGTGGGACGAGTACCACGCGGATGCCGGCAGTCACGATCTGGTCGCGGTGGCCGACGGCGAGGTGGTCGGCTGGGCGTTCGCGGGCAGGGCGCGCGACCGGCTCGAGGGCGTGACGGGCGAGCTCTACGCCATCTACGCGCACGCCGAGCGGTGGTCGCGCGGCGTCGGCAACGCGATGCTGACCGAGGTCGAGCGGCGACTGGCCGGAGACGGGCACGCGCGCGCCTACCTCTGGGTGCTCGCGGGCAATGCGCGCGCCGCGGCCTTCTACGAGACCCACGGCTGGCACCTCGACGGCGGCGAGAAGGTCGAGGAGGGCCTCCACGAGCTGCGGCGCGTCAGGCACCTCGACGGGCCGCGCGTTGCTCACGGTCGAGCGGATGTGTAA
- a CDS encoding VOC family protein, with protein sequence MLTVGSVVIRCSDLERQLLFWSAALDYEPRLPLDDDFALLRPRSGAGPNVSLDAVPSERVLPPRIHLDLYADDQPAEVDRLESLGAQRVHWPKRPADADYVIMEDPEGNRFCVIDAAPGEAA encoded by the coding sequence ATGCTCACCGTCGGCTCCGTCGTGATCCGCTGCTCCGACCTCGAGCGCCAGCTGCTGTTCTGGAGCGCTGCGCTCGACTACGAGCCGCGCCTGCCGCTCGATGACGACTTCGCGCTGCTGCGCCCGCGCTCCGGCGCCGGGCCCAACGTGTCGCTCGATGCCGTGCCCTCCGAGCGGGTGCTGCCGCCACGCATCCACCTCGACCTCTACGCCGACGACCAGCCGGCAGAGGTCGACCGCCTCGAGTCGCTCGGCGCGCAGCGCGTGCACTGGCCGAAGCGCCCGGCCGACGCCGACTACGTGATCATGGAGGACCCGGAGGGCAACCGCTTCTGCGTGATCGACGCCGCCCCGGGGGAGGCCGCATGA
- a CDS encoding NUDIX hydrolase family protein, translating to MAVRTPDPNPGWLSDDDLQHARERLPILYVEAIPVRLDGMGQVTEVGLLLRMNEQSEITRTVVSGRVMRGERVRDALYRHLEKDLGPMAFPQLPASPAPFHIAEYFPLIGDGLYSDDRQHAVSLCYIVPVTGTCDPRQDALELTWLSPESAASEFIASEMEGGRGSLLRAALAHCGALR from the coding sequence ATGGCCGTGCGCACTCCCGATCCCAACCCAGGCTGGCTGAGCGACGACGATCTGCAGCACGCTCGCGAACGGCTGCCGATCCTCTACGTCGAGGCGATCCCCGTGCGGCTCGACGGCATGGGCCAGGTCACCGAGGTCGGCCTGCTGCTGCGCATGAACGAGCAGTCCGAGATCACCCGCACCGTCGTCTCGGGCCGCGTGATGCGCGGCGAGCGGGTGCGCGACGCCCTCTACCGGCACCTCGAGAAGGATCTCGGGCCGATGGCCTTCCCCCAGCTGCCGGCGAGCCCCGCGCCGTTCCACATCGCCGAGTACTTCCCGCTCATCGGCGACGGCCTCTACTCCGACGACCGGCAGCACGCGGTCTCGCTCTGCTACATCGTGCCGGTCACCGGCACCTGCGACCCGCGGCAGGACGCCCTCGAGCTCACCTGGCTCTCGCCCGAGTCGGCCGCGTCCGAGTTCATCGCCAGCGAAATGGAGGGCGGCCGCGGCTCCCTGCTGCGCGCTGCCCTCGCCCACTGCGGCGCGCTGCGCTGA
- a CDS encoding SprT-like domain-containing protein — MAELERVRVWAEALIRLHLDDTWSFGFDRAAKRAGLTNYTTRRITVSKHLAARWDDDEVHQTLLHEVAHAMAGAAAGHGPEWRRTARELGYVGGRTHQGEIAAERAGWVGLCPGGHEHVRFRAPRGRYACKPCTRSTRRVVEIRWQRRQQAA; from the coding sequence GTGGCTGAGCTGGAACGGGTGCGGGTGTGGGCCGAGGCCCTCATCAGGCTGCACCTCGACGACACCTGGAGCTTCGGCTTCGACCGAGCCGCGAAGCGCGCGGGCCTGACGAACTACACGACGCGGCGCATCACGGTCTCGAAGCACCTCGCCGCCCGCTGGGACGACGACGAGGTGCACCAGACGCTGCTGCACGAGGTCGCGCACGCGATGGCCGGCGCCGCCGCGGGGCACGGGCCCGAGTGGCGGCGCACCGCGCGCGAGCTGGGCTACGTCGGCGGGCGCACGCACCAGGGCGAGATCGCCGCCGAGCGGGCCGGCTGGGTGGGGCTGTGCCCCGGCGGGCACGAGCACGTGCGGTTCCGCGCCCCGCGCGGGCGCTACGCGTGCAAGCCGTGCACCCGGTCGACCCGTCGCGTCGTCGAGATCCGCTGGCAGCGGCGGCAGCAGGCGGCGTGA
- a CDS encoding LysR family transcriptional regulator substrate-binding protein, protein MEPFRLGGVPGVTPAKWLRVWAQRLPEVPISLVAIDEADASGALREGRVDAVLARLPIDDAGLHTVALYEELPVVVSAKGHPIVAFETVTLADLAGEPMLERGDMTSAQLLETVATGAGLAIVPMAVARALGGPETRHRVVTDLPPTTIALVWLETADSALHQELVGIARGRRADSSRGDREHRVEPGNAATGAKPRPSKPKPKPTPNRPRRPGGPGRSGRPGPGKRR, encoded by the coding sequence GTGGAGCCCTTCCGGCTCGGCGGCGTGCCCGGCGTCACGCCCGCCAAGTGGCTGCGCGTGTGGGCGCAGCGGCTGCCCGAGGTGCCGATCTCGCTGGTCGCGATCGACGAGGCGGATGCGTCGGGTGCGCTTCGTGAGGGACGCGTCGACGCCGTCCTGGCTCGCCTCCCCATCGACGACGCGGGGCTGCACACGGTGGCGCTCTACGAGGAGCTGCCGGTGGTGGTCTCGGCCAAGGGGCACCCGATCGTCGCGTTCGAGACGGTCACGCTCGCCGATCTCGCGGGCGAGCCGATGCTCGAGCGCGGCGACATGACGAGCGCGCAGCTGCTCGAGACCGTCGCGACCGGCGCGGGCCTCGCGATCGTGCCGATGGCGGTCGCGCGGGCATTGGGCGGCCCGGAGACCCGGCACCGGGTGGTCACCGACCTGCCGCCGACCACGATCGCGCTCGTCTGGCTCGAGACGGCCGACTCGGCCCTGCACCAGGAGCTGGTGGGCATCGCCCGCGGCCGGCGCGCCGATTCGTCGCGCGGCGACCGCGAGCATCGCGTCGAGCCCGGCAACGCGGCGACCGGCGCCAAGCCGCGCCCTTCGAAGCCGAAGCCGAAGCCCACCCCGAACCGTCCGCGCCGCCCCGGCGGGCCTGGCCGCTCCGGCAGGCCCGGGCCCGGCAAGCGGCGCTGA
- a CDS encoding alpha/beta hydrolase, whose translation MLEIDADAVLWRPGTPDQGGSDDLLVVMHGIGSHEGDLFGLAPHLPPAMTVASLRGPIPFGGGFAWFDFMPGDSDDHTQIDESAAAILAWLDGLEHDFDRVHLLGFSQGGAMAVQLARIAPERFASVVHIASFAYNGELAGDATLAARQPRLPMLTTIGDLDEVINPDKIERSAPWLDEHFAVDRRTYHRAHSIVAEELADIVAFLERV comes from the coding sequence ATGCTCGAGATCGACGCGGATGCGGTGCTCTGGCGCCCCGGCACACCCGACCAGGGCGGGTCCGACGACCTGCTCGTCGTCATGCACGGCATCGGCTCGCACGAGGGCGACCTGTTCGGGCTCGCGCCGCACCTGCCGCCCGCGATGACCGTCGCCTCGCTGCGCGGCCCCATCCCCTTCGGCGGCGGCTTCGCGTGGTTCGACTTCATGCCGGGCGACAGCGACGACCACACGCAGATCGACGAGTCCGCCGCGGCGATCCTCGCGTGGCTCGACGGGCTCGAGCACGACTTCGACCGCGTGCACCTGCTCGGCTTCTCGCAGGGCGGCGCGATGGCGGTGCAGCTGGCACGCATCGCGCCCGAGCGCTTCGCCTCGGTCGTGCACATCGCGTCGTTCGCCTACAACGGCGAGCTCGCCGGCGATGCGACCCTGGCCGCGCGGCAGCCCCGGCTGCCGATGCTGACGACCATCGGCGACCTCGACGAGGTCATCAACCCCGACAAGATCGAGCGCTCGGCGCCCTGGCTCGACGAGCACTTCGCCGTCGACCGGCGCACCTATCACCGCGCCCACTCGATCGTGGCCGAGGAGCTGGCCGACATCGTCGCGTTCCTCGAGCGCGTCTAG
- the mgrA gene encoding L-glyceraldehyde 3-phosphate reductase → MSWSADPARYDSARPDAMQYRRAGRSGLRLPALTLGLWHNFGDDVPLDRQRSLLTTAFDRGITHFDLANNYGPPFGAAEQNFGRVMASDLRAHRDEILVSTKAGWDMWPGPYGFGGSRKYLVASLDQSLERMGLDYVDIFYHHRPDPDTPLEETMGALDHIVRTGRALYVGVSSYTADEARQAHAILASLGTPLTIHQPSYSMLNRWIETDGLLDAAGELGFGVIGFTALAQGLLTGKYLDGVPADSRAGRGSERKPLDPRVSSEAAERIRGLAAIAEQRGQTLAQLALAWALRDERVTSLTIGASRVEQLEQNLGALAGLRFGDDELAAIDELARDEPGVDLWAEARDSRG, encoded by the coding sequence ATGAGCTGGAGCGCAGACCCCGCCCGCTACGACAGCGCGCGACCCGACGCCATGCAGTACCGCCGCGCCGGCCGATCGGGCCTGCGGCTGCCGGCGCTGACGCTGGGCCTGTGGCACAACTTCGGCGACGACGTGCCGCTCGACCGCCAGCGGAGCCTGCTGACGACCGCGTTCGACCGCGGCATCACGCACTTCGACCTGGCCAACAACTACGGTCCGCCGTTCGGCGCCGCCGAGCAGAACTTCGGCCGGGTGATGGCGAGCGACCTGCGCGCGCACCGCGACGAGATCCTCGTCTCGACCAAGGCCGGCTGGGACATGTGGCCCGGCCCCTACGGCTTCGGCGGCAGCCGCAAGTACCTGGTCGCGAGCCTCGACCAGTCGCTCGAGCGGATGGGCCTCGACTACGTCGACATCTTCTACCACCACCGTCCCGACCCCGACACGCCGCTCGAGGAGACCATGGGCGCCCTCGACCACATCGTGCGCACCGGCCGCGCGCTGTACGTGGGCGTCTCGAGCTACACCGCCGACGAGGCGCGGCAGGCCCACGCGATCCTCGCGTCGCTCGGCACGCCGCTGACGATCCACCAGCCGTCGTACTCGATGCTCAACCGCTGGATCGAGACGGATGGGCTGCTCGACGCCGCGGGCGAGCTCGGCTTCGGGGTCATCGGGTTCACGGCGCTGGCGCAGGGGCTGCTGACCGGCAAGTACCTCGACGGGGTGCCGGCCGACTCGCGCGCCGGTCGCGGCAGCGAGCGCAAGCCGCTCGACCCCCGCGTCTCGTCCGAGGCGGCCGAGCGCATCCGCGGCCTCGCCGCGATCGCCGAGCAGCGCGGGCAGACGCTCGCGCAGCTGGCGCTCGCGTGGGCGCTGCGCGACGAGCGGGTCACGTCGCTCACGATCGGCGCCTCGCGCGTCGAGCAGCTCGAGCAGAACCTCGGCGCGCTCGCGGGGCTGCGCTTCGGCGACGACGAGCTGGCCGCGATCGACGAGCTCGCCCGCGACGAGCCCGGCGTCGACCTGTGGGCGGAGGCGCGCGACTCGCGCGGCTGA